From Echinicola jeungdonensis, the proteins below share one genomic window:
- a CDS encoding nuclear transport factor 2 family protein, protein MKAKIFMLLIMVCFLIKPTCHAQSETSIDLVKAVQEFNQALIDANEEKLKKLTEKQLSYGHSNGNLENKETFLESLLSGKSDFVSIHLKNQKYEVVDNIGIARHLLFAETNDGGVAGKAKIGVMMIWRKNGDWKLLARQAYKLPEETTK, encoded by the coding sequence ATGAAAGCAAAAATATTCATGCTATTGATAATGGTCTGTTTCTTGATCAAACCAACTTGTCACGCCCAATCCGAGACATCAATTGATCTTGTAAAAGCTGTTCAGGAATTTAACCAGGCTTTGATTGATGCCAATGAAGAGAAATTGAAAAAGTTAACTGAAAAGCAGTTATCCTATGGACATTCCAACGGAAATCTGGAAAACAAGGAAACCTTCCTTGAAAGCCTTCTAAGTGGAAAATCTGATTTCGTATCCATCCATCTCAAAAACCAAAAATATGAAGTAGTGGATAATATTGGTATTGCTCGCCATCTCTTATTTGCAGAAACCAATGATGGAGGAGTAGCAGGAAAGGCAAAAATAGGCGTGATGATGATTTGGAGAAAAAACGGGGATTGGAAACTTTTGGCCAGGCAAGCCTATAAGCTGCCAGAAGAAACAACGAAATAA
- a CDS encoding ABC transporter ATP-binding protein produces the protein MLEIKLEGASKRYQYEWIFKNLDLQAPAQAKIAITGSNGSGKSTFLKCLAGIIPLTEGKIQYKLSDKIIPETDYFKHLTFSAPYMELLEELTLKELLTFHFKFKNPIPGLDINKMIQILYLENAKNKQIQYFSSGMKQRLKLGLCFFSDAPLVLLDEPTSNLDQKGREWYLELADKYGENRMVFIGSNDPKEYSFCDQELSIEDFKISGQRTTKRMM, from the coding sequence ATGTTAGAAATAAAGCTTGAGGGTGCAAGTAAACGGTATCAATACGAATGGATTTTTAAAAACCTGGACCTTCAGGCACCTGCTCAAGCTAAAATAGCCATAACTGGCAGCAATGGTTCCGGCAAGTCTACTTTTTTAAAATGCCTTGCCGGAATCATTCCCTTGACAGAAGGCAAAATCCAATATAAACTATCCGATAAAATTATTCCAGAAACAGATTACTTTAAGCATTTGACCTTCAGTGCCCCTTATATGGAATTACTTGAAGAACTAACGCTTAAAGAATTATTGACTTTTCACTTCAAATTTAAAAATCCAATTCCAGGTTTGGATATAAATAAGATGATCCAAATACTTTACCTGGAAAATGCAAAAAATAAGCAAATCCAATATTTTTCCAGCGGAATGAAACAAAGGCTTAAATTGGGCCTTTGCTTTTTTTCTGATGCTCCTTTGGTCCTTTTGGATGAGCCAACCTCCAACCTGGACCAGAAAGGGCGCGAATGGTACCTCGAATTGGCAGATAAATACGGTGAAAACAGAATGGTATTTATTGGTTCAAATGACCCAAAGGAATATTCCTTTTGCGACCAAGAATTAAGCATCGAGGATTTCAAGATTTCTGGACAAAGAACTACCAAAAGAATGATGTAA
- the lpxA gene encoding acyl-ACP--UDP-N-acetylglucosamine O-acyltransferase produces the protein MISKLSQIHDNAKIGDDVTIDPFTVVHENVEIGEGTWIGSNVTIFPGARIGKNCKIFPGAVIAGIPQDLKFQGEESTVEIGDYTTIRECVTISRGTIDKRTTKVGSNCLLMAYVHIAHDCYVGNHVIIANSVQVAGHVSIDDWAIIGGSSAIHQFVKVGMHSMVSGGSLVRKDVPPFTKAAREPLSYAGVNSLGLRRRGFSSEAIGHIQEVYRYLFLNSLNNSRALEEIEINLPATKERDEIVNFIRSSERGVMKGYIN, from the coding sequence ATGATTAGTAAACTATCGCAAATACATGACAATGCCAAAATTGGAGATGATGTTACCATCGATCCTTTCACGGTAGTTCATGAAAATGTAGAAATTGGAGAAGGTACCTGGATCGGTTCCAATGTCACCATATTCCCAGGAGCCAGAATAGGTAAAAATTGTAAAATTTTCCCCGGGGCCGTCATTGCCGGTATTCCTCAGGACCTAAAATTCCAAGGGGAAGAGTCTACCGTGGAAATCGGGGACTATACCACCATCAGGGAATGCGTTACCATCAGCAGGGGCACCATTGACAAAAGAACAACCAAAGTTGGCAGCAATTGCCTTTTGATGGCATATGTACATATAGCCCATGATTGCTATGTGGGCAACCATGTCATCATTGCCAATTCCGTACAGGTAGCAGGTCATGTATCCATTGACGATTGGGCCATCATTGGAGGAAGCAGTGCTATCCATCAATTTGTAAAGGTGGGCATGCACTCCATGGTTTCTGGAGGATCACTTGTAAGAAAAGACGTCCCCCCGTTTACTAAGGCCGCCAGAGAACCATTGAGTTATGCAGGGGTCAATTCTCTGGGATTGAGAAGAAGAGGGTTTTCCAGCGAAGCCATTGGCCATATCCAGGAAGTCTACCGTTACCTCTTCCTAAATAGTCTAAATAATAGCAGGGCTCTGGAGGAAATAGAAATCAACCTACCTGCCACCAAAGAAAGAGATGAAATTGTCAATTTTATCAGATCCTCTGAGAGAGGTGTTATGAAAGGGTATATCAATTAA
- a CDS encoding bifunctional UDP-3-O-[3-hydroxymyristoyl] N-acetylglucosamine deacetylase/3-hydroxyacyl-ACP dehydratase — protein MKVKQHTIGKQVTISGVGLHTGVESNMTFVPASPNHGYKFQRVDLEGAPIIDADVDNVVDVSRGTTIEQSGARVNTVEHVLAALVGLEIDNVLIQLDGPEPPIMDGSSIQFIDILEDAGLKEQNALRRFFEVPESIHYRDSDREVEMAALPLDDYRVTVMVDYNSPVLGSQHASIMDISQFKSEIASCRTFCFLHELEMLYNQNLIQGGDLNNAIVVVDRVVTDEELEGLAQMFNKPKVEVRKEGILNNVELRYKNEPARHKLLDVVGDLALVGRPLKAQILAARPGHAANVAFAKKLKRSMEKLGPSHIPHYDPKLPPVLDINQISNILPHRYPFQLLDKIIYLDDTVVAGVKNVTINEPFFMGHFPNNPVMPGVMQVEAMAQTGGILVLSTVEDPENYWTYFLGIESCKFRKMVLPGDTLVFKCELLSPIRRGIAKMKGEAYVGNTLVCEAVMTASIVRKDA, from the coding sequence ATGAAAGTCAAACAGCATACCATAGGAAAACAGGTTACGATTTCTGGGGTAGGATTGCACACAGGCGTAGAATCAAATATGACCTTCGTCCCTGCTTCCCCAAATCATGGATATAAATTTCAACGGGTGGATCTGGAAGGAGCTCCCATCATCGATGCAGATGTGGACAATGTCGTGGACGTCTCCAGAGGAACCACCATCGAACAAAGTGGCGCAAGGGTTAACACCGTAGAACACGTTCTGGCAGCTCTGGTAGGTTTGGAAATCGATAATGTATTGATCCAATTGGACGGACCTGAACCACCCATCATGGATGGCAGTTCCATTCAGTTTATAGACATTCTTGAAGATGCCGGATTAAAAGAGCAAAATGCACTTAGGCGATTTTTTGAGGTTCCGGAAAGCATTCACTACCGGGATTCGGACCGGGAAGTGGAAATGGCTGCCCTCCCACTTGACGATTACCGGGTTACAGTAATGGTAGATTACAACTCCCCGGTGCTCGGTAGCCAGCACGCCTCTATCATGGATATCAGCCAGTTCAAATCAGAAATTGCCTCTTGCCGGACATTCTGTTTCCTGCATGAGCTGGAAATGCTCTATAATCAAAACCTTATCCAGGGCGGCGACCTTAATAATGCCATTGTGGTAGTTGATCGAGTTGTAACGGATGAAGAACTTGAAGGGCTAGCCCAAATGTTCAACAAACCCAAGGTGGAGGTCAGGAAAGAAGGTATTCTCAATAATGTAGAATTGCGCTACAAAAATGAGCCTGCCCGCCACAAATTATTGGATGTGGTTGGAGATTTGGCATTGGTGGGCAGACCACTTAAAGCCCAGATCCTAGCAGCCCGACCTGGCCATGCTGCCAATGTTGCCTTTGCAAAAAAACTAAAAAGGTCAATGGAAAAATTGGGGCCAAGTCATATCCCTCATTATGACCCTAAGCTCCCTCCTGTCCTTGATATCAATCAGATAAGCAATATATTGCCTCACAGGTACCCATTCCAATTATTGGATAAAATCATATACTTGGATGATACAGTAGTCGCAGGGGTAAAAAATGTAACCATTAATGAACCATTCTTCATGGGGCATTTCCCCAATAATCCGGTAATGCCTGGGGTAATGCAAGTGGAAGCAATGGCACAAACTGGCGGAATTCTTGTGTTAAGTACAGTGGAAGACCCGGAAAATTATTGGACCTATTTCCTGGGCATTGAAAGCTGCAAATTCCGGAAAATGGTACTTCCGGGTGACACATTGGTTTTCAAGTGTGAATTACTATCCCCCATCAGAAGAGGGATTGCCAAAATGAAAGGTGAAGCTTATGTTGGTAACACATTGGTATGTGAAGCCGTAATGACAGCCAGTATTGTAAGAAAAGACGCATGA
- the lpxD gene encoding UDP-3-O-(3-hydroxymyristoyl)glucosamine N-acyltransferase, translating to MEFTVSQIAELLNGKVEGDGSRKVCRLDKIQEGSEGGISFLSNLKYEPFLYTTEASAVIVGNDFQPTKPVKTTLIKVKDPYSGFTQLLEAYAQMKKTAYSGVEQPSYMDDSSQMGENGYRAAFSYIGKNTKIGNHVKIHAHAFVGDNVTIGDHTVIHSGARISEDTVIGSHCEIQSNVVIGADGFGFAPQEDNSYKNIPQLGNVIIEDHVSIGANSTIDCATMGSTIIKRGVKIDNLVQIAHNVVIGENTVIAAQTGISGSTEIGKNCIIAGKAGIVGHIKVADNTTIGANTGISKSILTPGKTIFGYIGMDLKDFLKSYAIFRNLSSLQDKVKELEKKL from the coding sequence ATGGAATTTACCGTCAGTCAGATTGCTGAACTTTTAAATGGAAAAGTAGAAGGAGACGGTTCCCGGAAGGTTTGCAGATTGGATAAAATCCAGGAAGGATCAGAAGGGGGCATAAGTTTTTTATCCAACTTAAAGTATGAACCCTTTCTTTATACCACCGAGGCCAGTGCGGTGATAGTGGGCAATGATTTTCAACCTACCAAACCTGTAAAAACCACCCTGATCAAGGTAAAAGACCCCTATTCCGGATTCACCCAGCTTTTGGAAGCTTATGCGCAAATGAAAAAAACAGCCTACTCCGGGGTAGAACAGCCCTCCTATATGGATGATTCCAGCCAGATGGGAGAAAATGGATACCGGGCAGCTTTTAGTTATATAGGCAAAAACACCAAAATCGGAAATCATGTAAAAATCCATGCCCATGCTTTTGTAGGAGATAATGTCACTATAGGGGACCATACGGTAATCCATTCCGGTGCGCGGATATCTGAGGACACCGTAATAGGCAGTCATTGTGAAATCCAGTCCAATGTGGTTATTGGAGCTGATGGGTTTGGTTTTGCACCACAAGAGGACAACTCTTACAAAAACATCCCCCAACTTGGCAATGTCATCATTGAGGATCATGTAAGTATTGGGGCCAACAGCACCATAGATTGTGCTACTATGGGGTCCACGATCATCAAGCGTGGTGTTAAAATAGACAACTTAGTACAGATCGCCCATAATGTCGTTATTGGAGAAAATACTGTGATTGCAGCCCAGACGGGGATTTCGGGATCTACAGAAATAGGCAAAAATTGTATCATCGCAGGGAAAGCAGGGATAGTAGGTCATATCAAAGTGGCCGACAACACTACTATTGGGGCTAATACCGGCATTTCCAAATCTATCCTGACCCCAGGAAAAACTATTTTTGGTTATATAGGTATGGATCTCAAAGATTTCCTGAAATCTTACGCTATTTTCAGAAATCTCTCCTCTCTTCAGGACAAAGTCAAAGAACTGGAAAAAAAACTATAA
- a CDS encoding HD domain-containing protein gives MKSHKILNDPVYGFISIPSELIFTIIDHPYFQRLRRIKQLGLTDLVYPGALHTRFHHAIGAMHLMSITLDNLRNKGHEISNEEYEACLIAILLHDIGHGPFSHALEYTLLKEVPHEDLSLLLMESINYQLNGQLNLALRIFKNKYERKFFHQLVSSQLDIDRLDYLQRDCFFTGVSEGTIGADRIIKMMNIIDDQIVVEEKGLYSIENFLSARRLMYWQVYLHKTTVSAEKMLINLISRAKDLQQSGTKLKGSDEFVYLLENNFTLEDFKASKDLQEVFAGLDDFDIWGAIKLWKGNGDYILRNISNMFLLRNLFKINLNNHPFPKEELQEMEHQALKSLKIPKEDLPYFFSYGSISNNAYVAKERILILTKKGNVIDVAQAADLPNIKAMSKIVKKYYACRAKKLTLR, from the coding sequence TTGAAAAGCCACAAAATACTTAACGATCCAGTTTACGGTTTTATATCCATCCCCAGTGAACTTATTTTCACAATAATTGACCATCCATATTTCCAGAGGCTACGCAGAATCAAACAACTGGGTTTGACTGACCTAGTGTACCCAGGGGCCCTTCACACCCGCTTTCACCATGCCATCGGAGCCATGCACTTAATGAGCATTACCCTGGACAATCTCAGGAACAAGGGTCATGAAATCAGTAATGAGGAATATGAGGCCTGCCTGATTGCCATTCTATTGCATGACATTGGCCATGGGCCTTTTTCACATGCACTGGAATATACCTTACTTAAGGAAGTTCCCCATGAGGACTTGTCCTTACTTCTGATGGAGTCTATAAATTACCAATTAAATGGCCAATTGAATCTGGCTTTAAGAATTTTTAAGAATAAATATGAAAGAAAATTTTTCCATCAGCTGGTTTCCAGCCAGTTGGACATTGACCGTCTGGATTACCTGCAAAGAGACTGTTTTTTTACCGGGGTATCAGAAGGCACAATCGGAGCCGACCGGATCATCAAAATGATGAACATCATAGATGACCAGATTGTAGTGGAAGAAAAAGGGTTGTACAGCATTGAAAATTTTCTCAGCGCAAGGAGGTTAATGTACTGGCAGGTTTACCTCCACAAAACCACGGTAAGTGCAGAAAAGATGTTGATCAACTTGATTTCACGAGCCAAAGACCTGCAGCAATCTGGAACAAAGCTGAAAGGATCCGATGAATTCGTTTATCTTTTGGAAAACAATTTCACCCTAGAAGATTTTAAAGCTTCCAAGGATTTACAGGAAGTATTTGCAGGCCTTGATGATTTTGATATTTGGGGTGCCATCAAGCTTTGGAAGGGAAATGGAGACTACATATTGAGGAATATTTCAAACATGTTTCTTTTAAGGAATTTATTTAAAATAAACTTAAATAATCACCCCTTCCCAAAAGAAGAGCTCCAGGAAATGGAGCATCAAGCCTTAAAATCTTTAAAAATTCCAAAGGAAGACCTCCCCTACTTTTTTTCCTATGGTTCCATTAGCAACAATGCCTATGTTGCCAAGGAACGCATTTTGATACTAACCAAAAAGGGAAATGTAATCGATGTAGCGCAGGCTGCGGATTTACCAAATATTAAAGCAATGAGCAAAATTGTTAAAAAGTACTATGCTTGTCGTGCTAAAAAATTAACTTTGCGATAA
- a CDS encoding bifunctional response regulator/alkaline phosphatase family protein, protein MQKFKILWADDEIDLLKPHIMFLEQKGYDITTVNSGNDAIEKVENTNFDVIFLDEMMPGMTGLETLQQVKILKPQTPVVMITKSEEEHIMDDAIGGKIADYLIKPINPNQILLSVKKILQNKQLISEKTNLSYQQDFSKISMAYNDAIDHDEWADIYKRLTYWELEIDKTENKSMQEVLDTQKTEANANFARFIKDNYLDWLNDPDVEKPTLSHQVLKRKVFPNIQKNKPLFFIVIDNLRLDQWEIIEPLISDYFNVKTEDTYYSILPTTTAYARNALFSGLMPLDMAKFHPDLWEGEDTDEGKNNNEAEFLEANLKKNRVEARFSYHKILHANQGKAVLEQFPNMLKNELNVLVYNFVDMMSHARTDMKMIRELAPDESAYRSITESWFLHSSLFELFKKIADSGHEVIVTTDHGTKKVNRPYKIIGDRKVTTNLRYKQGKNLNFESGKVFEISKPEEGKLPRFNVSTSYVFAVEDYFFAYPNNYNYYVNYYKDTFQHGGVSLEEVIVPIIHLIPKQY, encoded by the coding sequence ATGCAAAAATTTAAAATTCTCTGGGCTGATGATGAGATCGACCTTTTGAAACCTCACATCATGTTTTTGGAGCAAAAGGGCTATGATATTACCACTGTTAACAGTGGCAATGATGCCATTGAAAAAGTGGAAAACACCAATTTTGATGTAATTTTTTTGGATGAGATGATGCCAGGAATGACCGGACTCGAAACTCTTCAACAGGTCAAAATCCTGAAGCCCCAGACCCCGGTGGTCATGATCACCAAGAGTGAGGAAGAGCATATTATGGATGATGCCATTGGAGGCAAAATAGCTGATTACCTTATCAAACCGATCAACCCCAATCAGATTTTACTTTCTGTAAAAAAGATATTGCAGAATAAGCAATTGATCAGTGAAAAGACCAACCTTTCCTATCAGCAGGATTTTTCCAAAATCAGCATGGCCTATAATGACGCTATTGACCACGATGAATGGGCTGACATTTATAAGAGGTTGACTTATTGGGAGCTGGAAATCGATAAAACAGAAAATAAAAGTATGCAGGAGGTCCTGGATACTCAAAAAACTGAGGCCAATGCCAATTTTGCAAGATTCATCAAGGACAATTATTTGGATTGGCTCAATGACCCTGATGTAGAAAAACCAACGCTCTCCCATCAAGTATTAAAGCGGAAGGTCTTTCCAAATATCCAAAAGAATAAGCCCCTGTTTTTTATTGTTATTGACAACTTAAGGCTGGATCAGTGGGAGATCATTGAGCCATTGATCAGTGACTATTTCAATGTCAAAACTGAGGATACTTATTATAGTATTCTCCCCACTACTACTGCTTATGCAAGGAATGCACTGTTTAGTGGCTTAATGCCTTTAGATATGGCAAAGTTTCACCCCGACCTGTGGGAAGGGGAAGATACAGATGAAGGGAAAAACAATAATGAAGCAGAATTTTTGGAAGCTAACCTGAAAAAAAATAGAGTCGAGGCCCGGTTTAGCTATCACAAGATTTTGCATGCTAACCAGGGAAAGGCAGTATTGGAACAGTTTCCCAATATGTTGAAAAATGAATTAAATGTATTGGTGTACAATTTTGTGGATATGATGTCTCATGCCCGTACCGACATGAAAATGATCCGGGAACTTGCCCCTGATGAATCTGCATACCGGTCTATTACAGAAAGTTGGTTTTTGCACAGCTCTTTATTTGAGCTTTTTAAAAAAATTGCAGATTCCGGACATGAGGTAATTGTTACCACTGACCATGGAACAAAAAAGGTCAACAGACCCTATAAAATTATCGGGGATCGAAAAGTCACAACTAATTTAAGGTACAAGCAAGGCAAAAATCTCAATTTTGAATCAGGGAAGGTTTTTGAAATCAGTAAACCTGAGGAGGGGAAATTACCAAGGTTTAATGTTTCTACCAGTTATGTTTTTGCCGTAGAAGATTATTTCTTTGCATATCCGAACAATTACAATTATTATGTAAATTACTATAAAGATACTTTCCAGCATGGGGGAGTGTCCTTGGAAGAGGTAATTGTTCCTATTATTCATTTGATACCAAAGCAATATTAA
- the tsaE gene encoding tRNA (adenosine(37)-N6)-threonylcarbamoyltransferase complex ATPase subunit type 1 TsaE, with product MEKIICENQAQLPEVAKAVISICKGLDVWVFMGDLGAGKTTLIKAIANEMGVEDLVSSPTFSIINEYQNGSGQRFYHFDFYRIEDPEEVLEIGVDEYFYSGNYCWIEWAEKIPEYIPESFYLISIKVENDQKREITIKKVQDGGENC from the coding sequence TTGGAAAAAATCATTTGTGAAAATCAGGCACAATTGCCCGAAGTGGCCAAGGCGGTAATCTCAATATGTAAAGGGTTGGATGTCTGGGTTTTTATGGGAGACTTAGGAGCTGGTAAAACCACCTTGATCAAAGCTATTGCCAATGAAATGGGTGTAGAGGACCTGGTAAGTAGCCCTACCTTTTCCATTATCAATGAATATCAAAATGGAAGTGGACAAAGATTTTACCATTTTGATTTTTACCGGATTGAGGATCCAGAGGAAGTTTTGGAAATAGGAGTGGATGAATATTTTTACAGTGGAAATTATTGTTGGATTGAATGGGCAGAGAAAATTCCTGAGTATATTCCGGAAAGTTTTTATTTAATATCCATAAAAGTGGAAAACGATCAAAAGCGAGAAATAACGATAAAAAAGGTTCAAGATGGGGGCGAAAATTGCTGA
- a CDS encoding alanine dehydrogenase, protein MGAKIAELSKEAKIYPKEALARVRNSDHSILIGLPKESAAQEKRVVLTPEAVALLVNNNQRVVIESGTGRPSKFSDKEYSDAGAKIVYSPNEAFEAEVVLKVEPPSGEEIDLMRPGACLISALQLGKQKAEYIHALNRKKITAVSFENLEDKVGGMPVVRAMSEIAGSTVMLIAAEYLTNVKAEGKGLILGGITGVPPTQVVIIGAGTVAEYAARTGLGLGASIKIFDNHIYKLRRIKQLLGQQVYTSTIDNYSLGQALKEADVVIGALRAEKGRTKIVVSEEMVSAMMPGSVLIDVSIDQGGCIETSHMTTHDKPTFNKYDIIHYCVPNIASRVSRTASVSLSNIFTPILLQMSDLGGSEEMIFNYKWFMKGVYTYRGSLTNAHLARKFQMNHKELQLLLAARY, encoded by the coding sequence ATGGGGGCGAAAATTGCTGAGTTGAGTAAAGAAGCGAAGATTTATCCAAAGGAGGCACTAGCAAGAGTAAGGAATTCAGATCATTCTATTTTAATAGGTTTGCCCAAGGAAAGTGCAGCCCAGGAAAAAAGAGTGGTGTTGACCCCCGAAGCAGTTGCTCTTTTGGTTAATAATAACCAAAGGGTAGTAATCGAATCTGGAACCGGTAGGCCTTCCAAATTTTCCGACAAGGAATATTCAGATGCTGGGGCAAAAATTGTTTATTCCCCTAATGAAGCTTTTGAAGCGGAGGTAGTCCTTAAAGTAGAGCCTCCTAGTGGGGAGGAAATAGATTTGATGAGGCCAGGGGCTTGCTTGATATCAGCCTTGCAATTGGGCAAACAAAAAGCTGAATATATTCATGCCCTAAATAGAAAAAAGATAACAGCGGTATCGTTTGAGAACCTGGAAGACAAAGTTGGAGGAATGCCCGTGGTGCGGGCCATGAGTGAAATTGCCGGAAGCACGGTCATGTTGATCGCTGCTGAATATCTTACAAATGTAAAAGCAGAGGGTAAAGGTTTGATTTTGGGAGGAATTACCGGAGTTCCACCTACCCAAGTTGTAATCATTGGTGCAGGAACTGTTGCTGAATATGCTGCCAGAACCGGTTTAGGGCTTGGGGCTTCCATAAAAATTTTTGATAACCATATTTATAAACTTAGAAGGATCAAGCAACTATTGGGGCAACAGGTTTATACTTCTACTATTGACAATTATTCCTTGGGGCAGGCATTAAAAGAAGCTGATGTGGTGATTGGGGCTTTAAGGGCAGAAAAAGGGAGAACAAAAATCGTCGTTTCGGAGGAAATGGTTTCGGCTATGATGCCAGGAAGTGTATTGATTGATGTAAGTATTGATCAGGGTGGCTGCATTGAGACCTCTCATATGACCACACACGATAAACCTACTTTTAATAAATATGATATCATTCATTATTGTGTCCCCAATATCGCTTCCAGGGTATCCAGGACTGCATCGGTTTCTTTAAGTAATATTTTTACGCCAATCTTACTTCAGATGTCTGATTTGGGAGGGTCGGAAGAAATGATTTTTAATTACAAATGGTTTATGAAAGGGGTATATACCTACCGGGGTAGTTTGACCAATGCTCATTTGGCTAGAAAATTCCAGATGAACCATAAAGAACTCCAATTGCTATTGGCAGCAAGGTATTAG
- a CDS encoding response regulator, which translates to MSDVTNNKIRILYVDDESNNLQAFKATFRRDYKVYLAISAQEGRDILKEQEVDIIITDQRMPEETGVDFLESIIPDYPDPIRILLTGYTDIQAVIDAINKGQVYHYLTKPWEEEYMRTVIKNAFEVLSLRRENKKLTADLLKANDQLEFLLRQNLLS; encoded by the coding sequence ATGAGTGACGTTACAAATAATAAAATAAGGATACTTTATGTAGATGATGAATCCAACAACCTACAAGCCTTTAAAGCCACTTTCAGGAGGGATTATAAGGTTTACCTTGCTATATCGGCCCAGGAGGGGCGGGATATTTTGAAGGAGCAGGAAGTTGACATCATTATCACAGACCAAAGGATGCCGGAAGAAACTGGGGTGGATTTTTTGGAATCTATAATCCCTGATTACCCTGATCCAATTAGAATCCTGCTTACGGGCTATACAGACATCCAAGCGGTAATAGATGCTATAAACAAAGGTCAAGTTTACCACTACCTCACCAAGCCTTGGGAGGAAGAGTATATGAGGACCGTGATCAAAAATGCATTTGAAGTCTTGTCACTTAGAAGGGAAAACAAAAAGTTAACTGCCGACTTGCTCAAGGCCAATGATCAATTGGAATTTTTGCTGAGACAAAACTTGCTTTCCTAA
- a CDS encoding ThiF family adenylyltransferase: protein MNFEKLEGICADYEPLILSGKSEESFSLLEEFQNDPAVQVVDTIRGQVAELIKIDHPSQNFTEKELDFQVKRFFEERLNREYGNWIFYPWKNQLVHTLPESDFIRLRTSRNKYKITPEEQDILQSKKIGVIGLSVGQSVALSLAMERSFGELRIADYDTLELSNMNRIRTGLENLGLKKAWIVAREIAEIDPYLKVKVFEDGIHDGNMDDFFEEGGILDLLVEECDSIPVKIKSRIKAKSLGIPVLMDTSDRGMLDIERFDLEPERPIFHGLVEDFGPEEELVVKLPELGNELMMSIIEYKKLSPRILKSFAEIGKSIRTWPQLASSVFLGGAACAHLSRTILLAQPLKSGRFYLDVDLLQSITYES from the coding sequence ATGAATTTTGAAAAGTTAGAAGGCATTTGTGCTGATTATGAGCCTTTAATTTTGTCTGGCAAGTCAGAGGAATCTTTTAGTCTGTTAGAGGAGTTTCAAAATGATCCTGCCGTCCAGGTGGTTGACACTATAAGGGGGCAGGTTGCGGAATTGATAAAAATTGATCATCCCAGTCAGAATTTTACCGAAAAGGAACTGGATTTCCAGGTGAAACGATTTTTTGAAGAACGGCTTAATAGGGAATATGGTAATTGGATATTTTATCCTTGGAAAAATCAACTTGTCCATACCCTACCGGAGTCAGATTTTATCAGGCTCCGTACCTCCAGAAATAAATATAAGATCACCCCAGAGGAACAGGATATATTGCAAAGCAAAAAAATTGGAGTGATTGGATTATCTGTTGGACAAAGTGTGGCGTTGAGTTTGGCTATGGAGCGGAGCTTTGGTGAGTTGAGGATTGCTGATTATGATACATTAGAGTTAAGCAATATGAACAGAATCAGGACAGGTTTGGAAAACCTCGGACTGAAAAAAGCTTGGATAGTTGCCAGGGAAATTGCTGAAATTGACCCTTATTTGAAGGTGAAGGTATTTGAAGATGGGATTCATGATGGGAATATGGATGATTTTTTTGAAGAAGGTGGTATATTAGACCTTTTGGTGGAGGAATGTGATAGTATCCCTGTAAAAATAAAAAGTCGAATAAAAGCCAAATCTCTTGGAATACCTGTATTGATGGATACAAGTGATCGGGGAATGTTGGATATTGAAAGGTTTGATCTGGAGCCGGAAAGGCCGATTTTTCACGGTTTGGTTGAAGATTTTGGTCCGGAGGAAGAACTGGTGGTTAAATTGCCTGAATTAGGCAATGAATTGATGATGAGTATTATAGAATATAAAAAATTATCACCTAGGATATTAAAAAGTTTTGCGGAGATCGGCAAATCCATCAGGACTTGGCCTCAGCTGGCCAGTTCTGTTTTTTTAGGTGGAGCTGCATGTGCCCATTTAAGCCGGACTATATTACTGGCCCAACCACTTAAATCAGGAAGGTTTTATTTGGATGTTGACCTATTACAATCAATAACCTATGAAAGTTAG